From Armatimonadota bacterium:
ATTGTCCGGGTGCAGAATCTCAAACGGGAGGCCGGCGAGCGGCTCAGGCGCCTCGATGAGCGGCAGGTTGAACCGGTCCCCTTTGCGGCAGAGGTCCGGGCGGCCCGCCGGGCGATAGGGGACAACTGCGTACTCGAATAAGTGTGTGGCGCCCGCTTCGTAGCCCGTCTCCGAGGGGCCTTTGTACTCCATCGCGACGCAGCGGAGGAGAGACAGCGTCAATGCCTCACCGTCCCATCCATTTCCCGGAATTCCCCGATTGAGCAGCAACAGGCCGGCGTGGGCTCCGTTGAGCGCCACCCCATTTTGAGCGGCGTGCTCATTTGCATCCCGGCCCACGAGTCCATAGGGCACGTGATAGAGGGCTTCGGCGTGGCCCAGCGCGGGCCGGAAAACGGCACGCAGGCGCGCGAACTTGGCGGCTGGCTTGACGACCGTACGAAAATCGATGCGGGGCGAGCCTGCGTGGAGGGTGATGGTCTGCTCGAAGTCGACGCGCCACCGTTGAAGGCCCACGGAGCCAATGACGCGGACGCGTGCCCGGAGCGGGCCTTCCTCCAGGACTTCGACGTGCTTTCTGCCGCAATCGGAGAGCGATCCCCTGGAATCAACCCACGGTTTCGCCGGATCCCTGGCCAGCGGCAATGGGTCCACGTAAGGTGTGCGACCGACGTGGCCTCCATCGAGCGGCTGGCGTCCGACAACCCAGAAGTCGCCGTAATCGTGCTCCAGCGACAAGGTGTTGAACAGCGGGCGGTCTCCCGACAGCAAACGCATCTCCGCCGCTCGCCCCTTGAGGACAACCTGGGAGATGTTGCCCAGATCATCGAGCTCCACACGAATGTGGCTGTTCTCGATCGCGCGGTCTGTCGCCGACGCCCCGCCGCTTAAGGGCTCGGAAGATGCCGCGGATGTGATCGTCGTGGTGCCCATCGGGCCGACCGTCAGGCGGGCCACTGCTCCGCCATCGACGCGCTGAACCGGAACCGGCGTACCCGATTCGTCCTGAGCGCCGGGGGCCGACCAGTCTTTCAGGAATACGCACTCGGTTCGCGCTTCCGCCGACGGGTTGAAGACGGTGCGCCCGGCCCGGCGTGTTCCGGTGGGCAGGGCCTCCTGCAACGTGGCGATGATGCGGGCATAATCCGCAACGGCTTCGTCGTTGGCTGGGTCGATGATGGTACCGGAGATCGTGTCGTGGAACTGGTGACGCAGTGCGATCGCGAGGACGTCCTGCCATTCGCCTTGGGGGCGGCCTCCAGCGGCTTCAAAGCGGCGGAGGGTGTCCACCGCGGTCTCCACCTGCCGATTGGCGCGCTTCAGAGCGATGCGTGAGGAATAAGTGCCCTGGAAAGTCGGCGTGAAGTCCGACGGCATGACCGGCAGTTCACTCCAATGCGCGCGGAGCGCCTGGACGAATCGGGGCAGCGTGGAGAAGGCGATGTTTGTGCCTCGGCCGCGCATGCGAGCCAGTAGTTCGGCCGTTTGCGGTGTCGGCGCCGCGAAGTCGCCGCCTACCGGGACGAGGATCGGTTGTCCGGGCGGGAAGAGCGCGTCGAGGCGGTTCAAATAGTCTGTGAACCGGCGGTCGGAGTCGCTCTCCGCGGCCAGGGCCGGGGTAAAACGGTCGTAATGGAGCGGCATTCGGACACCCAGGGTCTCGCTGCCGTCCAGGCCGCGCCATCGGAAATGGTTCGGGTGGCCGGGGTCGGCGCCGCGTGAAAACACATAGGCGGTATAGCCGCATTTGTTCAGCCATTGCGGCAGCGTGGGAGGGTGGTTCCACGGATCGGGGATCCAGCAAACCGTCGGGCGGAGACCGAGCGCGTCTTCGCACCAGTGGAAGCCACGTTCCACTTGCAGGTTGAGTGATTCGGCGCCGGGCATCGCCATATCCGGCATCACGTACATGCCGGGTGCAACATCAAGGCGGTCTTCCTCGGCGAAGAGCCGAAAATCAGCCT
This genomic window contains:
- a CDS encoding glycoside hydrolase family 38 C-terminal domain-containing protein, giving the protein MSLRERTFHVLSFFHYDVVYLRTRQEYLEQGFAILDAASKILANDPQATYLVESPYLLEQWFAIHPGAQADFRLFAEEDRLDVAPGMYVMPDMAMPGAESLNLQVERGFHWCEDALGLRPTVCWIPDPWNHPPTLPQWLNKCGYTAYVFSRGADPGHPNHFRWRGLDGSETLGVRMPLHYDRFTPALAAESDSDRRFTDYLNRLDALFPPGQPILVPVGGDFAAPTPQTAELLARMRGRGTNIAFSTLPRFVQALRAHWSELPVMPSDFTPTFQGTYSSRIALKRANRQVETAVDTLRRFEAAGGRPQGEWQDVLAIALRHQFHDTISGTIIDPANDEAVADYARIIATLQEALPTGTRRAGRTVFNPSAEARTECVFLKDWSAPGAQDESGTPVPVQRVDGGAVARLTVGPMGTTTITSAASSEPLSGGASATDRAIENSHIRVELDDLGNISQVVLKGRAAEMRLLSGDRPLFNTLSLEHDYGDFWVVGRQPLDGGHVGRTPYVDPLPLARDPAKPWVDSRGSLSDCGRKHVEVLEEGPLRARVRVIGSVGLQRWRVDFEQTITLHAGSPRIDFRTVVKPAAKFARLRAVFRPALGHAEALYHVPYGLVGRDANEHAAQNGVALNGAHAGLLLLNRGIPGNGWDGEALTLSLLRCVAMEYKGPSETGYEAGATHLFEYAVVPYRPAGRPDLCRKGDRFNLPLIEAPEPLAGLPFEILHPDNVQVTRIERVPGGYRVHAHESLGKEGYIRIEVAGGWVGPVDVLGVLTDEPKPELFDRELHPFEIVMIGIVHGDE